A stretch of Cicer arietinum cultivar CDC Frontier isolate Library 1 chromosome 5, Cicar.CDCFrontier_v2.0, whole genome shotgun sequence DNA encodes these proteins:
- the LOC101506094 gene encoding uncharacterized protein — MEGRRRITLYDQMKSGNTTNNRSSLASLILNDAVLTNQKTLNQTLLDIIQEHEPNNVVNNNNNTKDRKSWKAFKELLRLKRRNSDESDAVGEDPGNSDLPELLAGGVANSETAQGSISLMDLLEEMEVDLDRSSDVDDGDDVDDEYYQKRVEEGNVPVEQNCCVCMVRHKGAAFIPCGHTFCRMCSREIWVSRGNCPLCNNSILEILDIF; from the coding sequence ATGGAGGGTCGCCGGAGAATAACGCTTTACGATCAAATGAAATCGGGTAACACAACCAACAATCGAAGTTCACTTGCAAGTTTAATCCTCAACGACGCCGTTTTAACCAACCAGAAAACCCTAAACCAAACACTCTTAGACATTATACAAGAACACGAACCAAACAACGTTgttaacaacaacaataacacgAAGGATCGAAAATCGTGGAAAGCGTTTAAAGAGTTACTTCGTCTAAAGCGTCGTAACTCGGACGAGTCCGACGCCGTTGGGGAAGATCCTGGAAATTCGGATCTGCCGGAATTGCTTGCCGGTGGAGTTGCCAATTCGGAGACGGCACAGGGTAGCATATCGCTGATGGATTTGTTGGAGGAAATGGAAGTTGATTTGGATCGAAGCAGTGATGTCGATGATGGTGATGACGTGGACGATGAATATTATCAGAAACGAGTGGAAGAAGGGAATGTTCCGGTGGAACAGAATTGCTGCGTGTGTATGGTGAGGCATAAAGGTGCAGCGTTTATACCGTGTGGACACACGTTTTGCAGGATGTGTTCAAGAGAGATTTGGGTGAGTAGAGGGAATTGTCCACTTTGCAATAATTCTATATTGGAAATTCTTGATATTTTCTGA
- the LOC101505783 gene encoding uncharacterized protein has product MELSYKILRRSVHSFLQNYHYFTTTIVFLAFPFSASILLSQALVPFSSSLYPQIYNHLKILFDAAGFPSSSQIFTLLNLKVSQTITSSIFTLPFTLTFFLITKSFIIQAMKMNNHKENLQPSFVDIISYHYKPLFQTYIYNTFFLLSANASTFCFLFLVFSFAEGLGNSSPSLTLFVTAAAAVFFSVILANALVISNMALTLSGMDGHGGYMAILKACVLLRGRTSTALFLALPINVSLAAIEALFQFRVVRGYHNIGGKSSWFFLGLEGIFIAYLYSIFIIIDTIVSYMFYKSCKIGGSLVDKEDKHFLRIEFIEEDNYGYLGDNNFQELP; this is encoded by the coding sequence ATGGAACTCTCATACAAAATTCTCAGAAGATCAGTTCATAGTTTTCTTCAAAACTATCATTATTTCACAACAACAATAGTTTTTCTTGCCTTTCCTTTCTCAGCATCAATACTCCTCTCACAAGCATTAGTCCCTTTTTCTTCATCACTCTATCCTCAAATATACAATCACCTTAAGATTCTATTTGATGCTGCTGGTTTTCCTTCTTCATCACAAATTTTTACTCTTCTCAACCTTAAAGTTTCTCAAACTATCACTTCCTCAATTTTCACCCTGCCTTTCACTCTCACCTTTTTCCTCATTACAAAATCATTCATAATTCAAGCAATGAAAATGAATAACCACAAAGAAAATTTGCAACCTTCATTTGTTGATATAATATCCTATCATTACAAGCCACTCTTTCAAACCTATATCTACAACACTTTCTTCCTTCTATCAGCAAATGCATCAactttttgtttcctttttctcGTCTTTAGTTTCGCTGAAGGGCTAGGAAACTCATCTCCAAGTCTCACTCTTTTTGTAACAGCCGCGGCTGCAGTTTTCTTCTCAGTGATCCTTGCAAATGCACTTGTGATATCGAACATGGCACTAACACTATCGGGTATGGATGGACATGGAGGTTACATGGCGATTTTGAAAGCGTGCGTTCTTCTGAGGGGAAGGACATCAACGGCTCTGTTCTTGGCATTGCCTATCAATGTAAGTTTGGCTGCCATTGAGGCCTTGTTTCAATTCCGCGTCGTAAGAGGGTATCACAATATTGGTGGAAAGTCATCGTGGTTTTTCTTAGGTTTGGAGGGTATTTTCATTGCCTACTTGTACTCGATTTTCATCATCATTGACACTATTGTGAGTTACATGTTTTACAAAAGCTGCAAAATTGGAGGATCATTGGTTGATAAGGAAGACAAACATTTTTTGAGGATTGAATTCATAGAAGAGGACAATTATGGTTACTTGGGAGACAATAATTTCCAAGAACTACCTtga